A section of the Pseudomonas fluorescens genome encodes:
- a CDS encoding septation protein A produces the protein MKQFIDFIPLLLFFIVFKTDPRVLDIGGHELSFGGIYSATAVLIISSLVVYGAIFISQRKLEKSQWLTLVACLVFGGLTLAFHSETFLKWKAPVVNWLFALAFIGSHFIGDRLLIKRIMGHALTLPEPIWTRLNIAWIGFFLFCGAANLFVAFTFQSYWVDFKVFGSLGLTVVFLVAQGIYLSRHLHDTDPTTPKTED, from the coding sequence GTGAAACAATTCATCGACTTCATCCCGCTGTTGCTGTTCTTCATCGTTTTCAAAACCGATCCACGGGTCCTCGATATCGGCGGCCATGAGCTGTCGTTCGGTGGTATCTACAGCGCCACGGCGGTGCTGATCATCAGTTCCCTGGTGGTCTACGGCGCAATTTTCATCTCCCAGCGCAAGTTGGAAAAAAGCCAATGGCTGACCCTGGTCGCCTGCCTGGTCTTTGGCGGCCTGACCCTGGCCTTCCACAGCGAAACCTTCCTTAAATGGAAAGCCCCGGTGGTCAACTGGCTGTTCGCCCTGGCCTTTATCGGCAGCCACTTCATTGGTGACCGCCTGCTGATCAAGCGAATCATGGGCCATGCGCTGACCTTGCCGGAGCCGATCTGGACGCGCCTGAACATCGCCTGGATCGGTTTTTTCCTGTTCTGTGGCGCGGCAAACCTGTTCGTGGCCTTTACCTTCCAGAGCTACTGGGTCGACTTCAAGGTGTTCGGCAGCCTGGGCCTGACCGTGGTGTTCCTGGTTGCCCAGGGCATCTATCTGTCGCGCCACCTGCATGACACCGACCCCACCACGCCAAAAACCGAGGACTGA
- the scpB gene encoding SMC-Scp complex subunit ScpB, translating into MNLTEPRELAPLLEAFLLASGKPQSLERLFELFEEAERPEPPVFKKALELLRKSCDGRAFELREVASGYRLQIREKFSPWVGRLWEERPQRYSRAMLETMALIAYRQPITRGEIEDVRGVAVNSHIVKTLLEREWIRIVGYRDVPGKPAMFATTKVFLDHFNLKNLDDLPPLAELREIEAEPVLEFDDAPVPASLQELADASAEPEEPKDETSFHTLLLELDDMEQGIKTDFDDLLRDGAAEPQAPVNVETVPAVELEPEEDILGVAAAREKLLAAVAALEQPELSEEEAEARALAEAIENERREFED; encoded by the coding sequence ATGAATCTGACTGAACCTCGCGAACTGGCACCGCTGTTGGAAGCCTTCCTTTTGGCCTCGGGCAAGCCGCAATCGCTGGAGCGCCTGTTTGAACTGTTTGAAGAGGCCGAGCGCCCGGAGCCGCCGGTATTCAAGAAGGCCCTGGAGCTGCTGCGCAAATCCTGCGACGGCCGTGCCTTTGAACTGCGGGAAGTCGCCTCGGGCTACCGCCTGCAAATCCGCGAGAAGTTTTCGCCATGGGTCGGGCGCCTGTGGGAAGAGCGCCCGCAGCGTTATTCCCGGGCGATGCTGGAGACCATGGCACTGATTGCCTATCGCCAACCCATCACCCGGGGCGAGATCGAAGATGTGCGGGGTGTGGCGGTCAACAGCCATATCGTCAAGACGCTGCTGGAGCGCGAGTGGATCCGCATCGTCGGTTACCGCGACGTGCCCGGCAAACCCGCGATGTTTGCCACCACCAAGGTGTTTCTCGATCACTTCAACCTGAAGAACCTCGACGACCTGCCACCACTGGCCGAATTGCGGGAGATCGAGGCCGAACCGGTGCTTGAGTTCGACGATGCCCCGGTGCCGGCCAGCTTGCAGGAACTGGCCGATGCCAGCGCCGAGCCGGAGGAGCCGAAGGACGAGACCAGTTTCCACACATTGCTGCTGGAGCTGGACGATATGGAGCAGGGGATCAAGACCGACTTTGATGACCTGTTGCGCGATGGCGCGGCCGAGCCCCAGGCGCCGGTGAACGTTGAAACGGTGCCTGCGGTCGAACTTGAACCTGAGGAAGATATCCTGGGGGTGGCGGCTGCCCGCGAAAAACTGCTGGCCGCCGTTGCCGCCCTCGAACAACCCGAGTTGAGCGAAGAAGAAGCCGAAGCCCGGGCACTGGCCGAGGCCATCGAAAACGAACGCCGCGAATTCGAAGACTGA
- a CDS encoding YciI family protein, with amino-acid sequence MLYAIIATDVANSLEKRLAARPAHVERLKVLQAEGRVVLAGPHPAVDSNDPGDAGFTGSLIVAEFASLADAQAWAKADPYVAAGVYADVVIKPFKQVLP; translated from the coding sequence ATGCTCTACGCCATTATTGCCACCGACGTCGCCAACTCCCTGGAAAAACGCCTCGCCGCACGCCCGGCCCACGTGGAGCGCCTCAAGGTGCTGCAGGCCGAAGGGCGTGTCGTACTTGCCGGCCCGCACCCGGCAGTCGACAGCAATGATCCGGGAGACGCCGGCTTCACTGGCAGCCTGATCGTTGCCGAGTTTGCTTCCCTGGCGGATGCCCAGGCCTGGGCCAAGGCCGACCCGTATGTGGCGGCCGGCGTCTATGCCGATGTGGTGATCAAACCATTCAAGCAAGTCCTGCCTTGA
- a CDS encoding PHP domain-containing protein: MNVDLHCHSTASDGALAPAVLVARAFEKGVRVLSLTDHDTLEGLDEARIAASALGMHLVNGVELSCTWGGATIHVLGYGFDVTAPPLVAAIASLHDGRWLRSEEISRKLALKGMPNALEGARAIQQALGDSGNAPARPHFADWMVRQGYVKDRAEAFRKWLGAGKLGDVKLHWPTLEDTVGTLRASGAWVSLAHPWHYDFTRSKRRKLIGDYIQAGGHAIEVVNGHQPAEQVGSLAILAREFGLLVSAGSDFHGPGGWSEIGEYRPVPEDLPLLSGRFKHDPITATV, from the coding sequence GTGAATGTTGATTTGCACTGCCACAGCACGGCCTCCGACGGCGCCCTGGCGCCCGCGGTATTGGTTGCGCGTGCGTTTGAAAAAGGCGTGCGAGTCCTGTCGTTGACTGACCACGACACCCTTGAAGGCCTGGACGAGGCGCGTATTGCCGCCTCTGCGCTGGGGATGCACCTGGTCAATGGCGTCGAATTGTCCTGCACCTGGGGCGGTGCAACCATTCATGTACTGGGCTACGGTTTCGATGTCACAGCCCCGCCATTGGTCGCGGCCATTGCCAGTTTGCACGATGGCCGCTGGCTGCGGTCCGAAGAAATAAGCCGCAAACTGGCCCTCAAGGGGATGCCCAATGCCCTTGAGGGTGCCCGTGCCATCCAGCAGGCGCTGGGCGACAGCGGCAACGCGCCGGCCCGTCCGCATTTTGCCGACTGGATGGTACGCCAGGGTTACGTCAAGGATCGCGCCGAAGCGTTTCGCAAATGGCTGGGCGCCGGCAAGCTGGGGGACGTCAAGCTGCACTGGCCGACCCTCGAAGACACTGTGGGCACCCTGCGCGCTTCGGGCGCCTGGGTCAGTCTGGCGCATCCCTGGCACTATGATTTCACCCGCAGTAAACGCCGCAAGCTGATAGGCGACTATATTCAAGCGGGTGGCCACGCCATCGAAGTGGTCAATGGGCATCAGCCCGCCGAACAGGTTGGCAGCCTGGCGATTCTTGCCCGTGAATTTGGGCTGCTGGTCAGTGCCGGCAGTGATTTCCATGGCCCAGGCGGCTGGTCGGAGATCGGCGAGTACCGCCCGGTCCCGGAAGACTTGCCGCTTTTGTCGGGGCGATTCAAGCATGACCCCATTACCGCCACTGTCTGA
- a CDS encoding MFS transporter — translation MPDTQRPMVVTLQVVSIVLFTFIGYLNIGIPLAVLPGYVHSDLGFGAVIAGLVISVQYLATLLSRPYAGRIIDNRGSKRAVMYGLAGCGLSGVFMLASAALTHLPALSLASLLIGRLVLGSAESLVGSGSIGWGIGRVGATNTAKVISWNGIASYGALAIGAPLGVLLVSRFGLWSMGASIIALAVLGLLLAWPKVAAPIVVGERLPFMHVLGRVLPHGCGLALGSIGFGTIATFITLYYATRNWDNAVLCLSLFGASFIGARLLFGNLINRIGGFRVAIACLSVETLGLLLLWLAPNAELALAGAALSGFGFSLVFPALGVEAVNLVPASSRGAAVGAYSLFIDLSLGITGPLAGAIAAGFGFVSIFLFAALAAFAGLLLSLYLYRQAPRYRDERNAG, via the coding sequence ATGCCAGATACCCAGCGCCCCATGGTGGTCACGCTGCAAGTCGTTTCCATCGTGCTGTTCACCTTTATCGGTTACCTGAATATCGGCATTCCCCTGGCGGTATTGCCGGGCTATGTCCACAGCGACCTGGGCTTTGGCGCCGTGATCGCGGGCCTGGTGATCAGCGTGCAATACCTGGCCACTTTGCTGAGCCGGCCCTATGCCGGGCGCATCATCGATAACCGCGGCAGCAAGCGTGCAGTGATGTACGGGCTGGCCGGTTGCGGCTTGAGCGGCGTGTTCATGCTGGCATCCGCCGCACTGACCCATCTGCCGGCCCTGAGCCTGGCCAGCCTGCTGATTGGTCGGCTGGTGCTGGGCAGTGCCGAAAGCCTGGTGGGATCGGGCTCCATTGGCTGGGGAATCGGCCGGGTTGGCGCGACGAATACCGCCAAGGTCATCTCCTGGAACGGTATCGCCAGCTATGGCGCCCTGGCGATTGGCGCACCGCTGGGGGTGTTGCTGGTCAGCCGGTTCGGGCTGTGGAGCATGGGCGCAAGCATCATTGCCCTGGCGGTGCTGGGCCTGCTGCTGGCCTGGCCGAAAGTCGCAGCGCCGATCGTGGTCGGCGAACGCCTGCCGTTCATGCATGTGCTCGGCCGCGTGCTGCCCCACGGCTGTGGGCTGGCCCTGGGCTCCATCGGTTTTGGCACCATCGCCACGTTTATCACCCTGTATTACGCGACCCGCAACTGGGATAACGCGGTGCTGTGCCTGAGCCTGTTCGGTGCCAGCTTTATCGGGGCGCGGCTGCTGTTCGGTAACCTGATCAACCGGATCGGCGGTTTTCGCGTGGCAATTGCCTGCCTGTCGGTGGAAACCCTTGGCCTGCTGCTGTTGTGGCTGGCGCCGAATGCCGAGCTGGCCCTGGCAGGCGCGGCCCTGAGTGGCTTCGGGTTTTCCCTGGTGTTTCCGGCGTTGGGGGTTGAAGCGGTCAACCTGGTGCCCGCTTCCAGCCGAGGTGCAGCGGTGGGTGCCTATTCGTTGTTTATCGACTTGTCATTGGGCATCACCGGGCCATTGGCCGGGGCGATTGCGGCGGGCTTTGGCTTTGTCTCGATCTTTTTGTTTGCCGCGCTGGCAGCCTTCGCCGGGCTGCTGCTGAGCCTGTACCTGTATCGCCAGGCCCCCCGATACCGCGACGAACGTAACGCCGGCTAG
- the rluB gene encoding 23S rRNA pseudouridine(2605) synthase RluB: MKDQDQNDSQEIGPAGEKLQKVLARIGVGSRRDVEAWITQKRIKVNGVEATLGQRVDLHDAITIDGKVIKREEAAESVRRVIMYNKPDGEICTRDDPEGRPTVFDKMPKPKEGRWINIGRLDINTTGLLMFTTDGELANRLMHPSYEMDREYAVRVRGEVDDEMIERLKAGVVLEDGPAKFTDIKQAPGGEGFNHWYHCVVMEGRNREVRRLWESQGLVVSRLKRVRFGPVFLNSDLPMGRWREMSQYEVDILSAEVGLTPVAMPQMNAKSKDKLERMQRKSSRPVARTERVARTLRPALDAPATGGRISRQPQIEGDRRPSAPARQDGERAPRTPRPAGRGEAPSGGRSNRGDTGRGAPQTDRPAEGAKRPAKPAPKKRPGLKLVADEPSGKRRGAPAGSGQRPGFGRKKP, encoded by the coding sequence ATGAAAGACCAAGACCAGAACGACAGCCAGGAAATCGGCCCAGCCGGCGAGAAACTGCAGAAAGTCCTCGCCCGTATCGGCGTTGGCTCGCGCCGCGACGTGGAAGCCTGGATCACCCAGAAGCGCATCAAGGTCAATGGCGTCGAGGCTACCCTTGGCCAGCGCGTCGACCTGCATGACGCGATCACCATTGATGGCAAGGTCATCAAGCGTGAAGAGGCCGCCGAATCGGTGCGCCGCGTGATCATGTACAACAAGCCCGACGGCGAGATCTGCACACGTGACGACCCGGAAGGCCGTCCAACCGTCTTCGACAAGATGCCCAAGCCCAAAGAAGGCCGTTGGATCAACATCGGTCGCCTGGACATCAACACCACTGGCCTGCTGATGTTCACCACCGACGGTGAGCTGGCCAACCGCCTGATGCACCCGTCCTACGAGATGGACCGCGAATACGCCGTGCGTGTACGGGGCGAAGTCGATGACGAGATGATCGAGCGCCTCAAGGCAGGCGTCGTGCTGGAAGACGGCCCGGCCAAGTTCACCGACATCAAGCAGGCGCCAGGTGGCGAAGGTTTCAACCACTGGTACCACTGCGTGGTGATGGAAGGGCGTAACCGTGAAGTGCGTCGCCTGTGGGAATCCCAGGGCCTGGTGGTCAGCCGCCTGAAGCGCGTGCGTTTCGGCCCGGTGTTCCTCAACTCGGACCTGCCGATGGGACGCTGGCGGGAAATGAGCCAGTACGAAGTCGACATCCTCAGCGCTGAAGTGGGCCTGACGCCGGTGGCGATGCCGCAAATGAATGCCAAGAGCAAAGACAAGCTGGAGCGCATGCAGCGTAAATCGTCGCGTCCTGTGGCGCGCACCGAGCGTGTTGCCCGCACCTTGCGCCCGGCGCTGGATGCACCGGCCACTGGCGGGCGTATTTCCCGCCAGCCGCAGATCGAGGGTGATCGTCGCCCCTCGGCTCCGGCCCGTCAGGATGGTGAGCGCGCACCGCGCACACCGCGTCCAGCCGGTCGTGGCGAGGCGCCAAGCGGCGGCCGCAGCAACCGTGGTGATACTGGCCGTGGTGCCCCGCAGACCGATCGCCCTGCCGAAGGTGCCAAGCGCCCAGCCAAGCCCGCGCCGAAAAAGCGCCCAGGGCTCAAGCTGGTAGCGGACGAGCCGTCGGGCAAGCGTCGTGGGGCGCCGGCAGGTTCCGGCCAGCGTCCGGGGTTTGGTCGCAAGAAGCCTTAA
- a CDS encoding DUF962 domain-containing protein: MENIRQFNSFAEFYPYYLREHGNSTCRRLHFIGTSLVIFILAFAIGKGAWWLLWVLPVAGYSFAWVGHFFFEKNRPATFQHPFYSLLGDFVMYRDMILGKVPF; this comes from the coding sequence GTGGAAAATATCAGACAATTCAACAGCTTCGCCGAGTTCTACCCGTATTACCTGCGTGAACACGGCAACAGCACCTGCCGACGCCTGCACTTTATCGGTACCAGCCTGGTCATTTTTATTCTCGCGTTCGCCATCGGCAAGGGCGCCTGGTGGCTGCTGTGGGTGCTGCCGGTGGCCGGCTACAGCTTTGCCTGGGTCGGGCATTTCTTCTTTGAGAAGAACCGGCCCGCGACATTCCAGCATCCGTTCTACAGCCTGCTGGGGGATTTCGTGATGTACCGAGACATGATTCTGGGCAAGGTGCCGTTCTAA
- a CDS encoding segregation and condensation protein A — MEVFLEAFEGPLDLLLYLIRKQNINILDIPVAEITRQYMGYVELMQSVRLELAAEYLVMAAMLAEIKSRMLLPRSETVEAEEDDPRAELIRRLQEYERFKAAAEGIDGLSRVGRDVVVPKLDAPEARARKLLPDVSLEELLMSMAEVLRRGDMFESHQVSREALSTRERMSDVLERLKGGGFVPFVELFTAEEGRLGVVVTFMAVLELVKESLVELVQNEPFAAIHVRARAE, encoded by the coding sequence CTGGAGGTCTTCCTTGAAGCCTTTGAAGGCCCGCTGGACTTGCTGCTGTACCTGATCCGTAAGCAGAACATCAATATCCTCGATATCCCGGTGGCGGAAATCACCCGCCAGTACATGGGCTATGTCGAATTGATGCAGTCGGTACGCCTGGAACTGGCCGCCGAGTACCTGGTGATGGCCGCGATGTTGGCGGAGATCAAGTCGCGCATGTTGTTGCCTCGTTCGGAGACCGTCGAGGCTGAAGAAGACGACCCGCGCGCCGAACTGATCCGACGCCTGCAGGAGTACGAACGCTTCAAGGCCGCCGCCGAAGGTATCGACGGTTTGAGCCGTGTCGGCCGTGATGTGGTGGTGCCCAAGCTGGATGCCCCGGAAGCCCGGGCGCGTAAATTGTTGCCGGATGTGAGTCTGGAAGAGTTGCTGATGTCTATGGCCGAGGTACTGCGCCGTGGCGATATGTTTGAAAGCCATCAGGTCAGCCGCGAAGCCTTGTCTACCCGCGAGCGCATGAGCGATGTGCTGGAGCGCCTCAAGGGGGGTGGGTTTGTGCCGTTTGTCGAGTTGTTCACCGCCGAAGAGGGGCGCCTGGGCGTGGTCGTGACCTTTATGGCGGTCCTCGAACTGGTCAAGGAGTCCTTGGTGGAGCTGGTGCAGAATGAGCCTTTTGCGGCTATCCACGTGCGGGCGCGAGCCGAATAA
- a CDS encoding L-threonylcarbamoyladenylate synthase: protein MSQFFQIHPENPQARLIKQAVEIIRAGGVVIYPTDSSYAIGCQIGDKNAVERVRRLRDLDKNHNFALICSDLSQLGLFAKVDTGTFRLLKAHTPGPYTFILNATREVPRLLLHPKKRTIGLRVPEHPIALALLAELGEPLMSVSLIMPGDTEPLDDPYDMRQRLEKQVDLIIDGGFGGGKASTVINLADGEPQVIRVGCGDPAPFMAEA, encoded by the coding sequence GTGAGTCAATTTTTCCAGATTCACCCGGAAAATCCGCAAGCACGGCTGATCAAGCAGGCAGTGGAGATCATTCGCGCCGGCGGCGTGGTGATCTACCCCACCGATTCCTCCTACGCCATTGGTTGCCAGATCGGTGACAAGAATGCGGTGGAGCGTGTAAGGCGCCTGCGTGACCTGGACAAGAACCACAACTTTGCGTTGATCTGCAGTGACCTGTCGCAACTGGGGCTGTTCGCCAAGGTCGATACGGGCACCTTCCGCCTGCTCAAGGCCCATACGCCAGGGCCGTACACCTTTATCCTGAATGCCACCCGCGAGGTGCCGCGCCTGTTGCTGCACCCGAAGAAACGCACCATCGGCCTGCGGGTGCCGGAGCATCCCATCGCCCTGGCACTGCTGGCCGAACTGGGTGAGCCGTTGATGAGCGTGTCACTGATCATGCCCGGCGACACTGAGCCTTTGGATGATCCCTACGACATGCGCCAACGCCTGGAGAAACAGGTGGACCTGATCATCGACGGCGGCTTCGGCGGTGGCAAGGCGTCCACGGTGATCAACCTGGCGGACGGCGAGCCGCAGGTGATCCGCGTGGGCTGTGGCGACCCGGCACCGTTTATGGCCGAGGCCTGA
- a CDS encoding amino acid permease, producing MSEPNSHSGELKRGLKNRHIQLIALGGAIGTGLFLGSAGVLKSAGPSMILGYAICGFIAFMIMRQLGEMIVEEPVAGSFSHFAHKYWGGFAGFLSGWNCWILYILVGMSELTAVGKYVHYWWPEIPTWVSAAAFFVLINVINLANVKVFGEAEFWFAIIKVVAIVGMIALGSYLLVSGTGGPQASVTNLWEHGGFFPHGVGGLVMAMAIIMFSFGGLEMLGFTAAEADQPRTVIPKAINQVIYRILIFYIGALVVLLSLTPWDSLLVTLNASGDAYSGSPFVQVFSMLGSNTAAHILNFVVLTAALSVYNSGTYCNSRMLLGMAEQGDAPAALAKIDKRGVPVRSILASAAVTLVAVLMNYWIPQHALELLMSLVVATLVINWAMISFSHFKFRQHMNRTGQVPLFKALWYPYGNYVCLAFVVFILGIMLLIPGIQVSVYAIPVWVAFMWVCYVLKNKRKALADLSAVSSLNN from the coding sequence ATGAGTGAACCCAACTCGCATTCAGGCGAACTGAAGCGCGGCCTGAAAAATCGTCATATTCAATTGATCGCCCTCGGTGGCGCGATCGGTACCGGCCTGTTCCTGGGCTCGGCGGGGGTGCTGAAGTCAGCCGGTCCGTCGATGATCCTCGGTTATGCCATTTGCGGTTTCATTGCCTTCATGATCATGCGCCAGTTGGGCGAAATGATCGTGGAAGAGCCAGTGGCCGGTTCCTTCAGCCATTTTGCCCACAAGTACTGGGGTGGTTTCGCCGGCTTCCTGTCGGGTTGGAACTGCTGGATCCTCTACATTCTGGTGGGCATGTCGGAGCTGACGGCTGTCGGTAAGTACGTGCACTACTGGTGGCCGGAGATTCCGACCTGGGTCTCGGCGGCGGCGTTTTTCGTGCTGATCAATGTGATCAACCTGGCCAACGTCAAGGTATTTGGCGAGGCTGAGTTCTGGTTTGCGATCATCAAGGTGGTGGCGATTGTCGGCATGATCGCCCTGGGCAGCTACCTGCTGGTCAGCGGCACCGGCGGGCCACAGGCTTCGGTGACCAACCTGTGGGAGCACGGCGGGTTCTTCCCCCATGGCGTCGGTGGCCTGGTGATGGCCATGGCGATCATCATGTTCTCGTTTGGCGGCCTGGAAATGCTCGGTTTTACCGCCGCCGAAGCGGATCAGCCGCGCACCGTGATTCCCAAGGCGATCAATCAGGTGATCTACCGCATCCTGATTTTCTATATCGGCGCCTTGGTGGTGCTGCTGTCTCTGACGCCCTGGGACAGCCTGCTGGTGACCTTGAACGCTTCCGGCGATGCCTATAGTGGCAGCCCGTTCGTGCAGGTGTTCTCGATGCTGGGCAGCAACACTGCCGCGCATATCCTTAACTTTGTGGTGTTGACGGCGGCGCTGTCGGTGTACAACAGCGGCACCTACTGCAATAGCCGCATGCTGCTGGGCATGGCCGAGCAAGGCGATGCCCCGGCGGCGTTGGCGAAGATCGACAAGCGCGGCGTACCCGTGCGTTCGATCCTGGCCTCGGCGGCCGTCACCCTGGTGGCGGTGTTGATGAACTACTGGATCCCGCAGCATGCCCTGGAGTTGCTGATGTCCCTGGTGGTGGCCACGTTGGTGATCAACTGGGCGATGATCAGCTTCTCGCACTTCAAGTTCCGCCAACACATGAACCGCACCGGTCAGGTGCCGCTGTTCAAGGCCTTGTGGTACCCCTACGGTAACTATGTGTGCCTGGCGTTCGTGGTGTTTATCCTGGGGATCATGTTGCTGATCCCGGGGATCCAGGTCTCGGTGTACGCGATTCCGGTCTGGGTGGCCTTTATGTGGGTGTGCTACGTGCTCAAGAACAAGCGCAAGGCGCTGGCTGACTTGAGTGCTGTATCCTCGCTGAACAACTAG
- a CDS encoding DUF1289 domain-containing protein, which produces MSSSKDPCISICKFSDDICVGCGRSKREVRAWKKLDKVDKRAVLAEAELRLLALGATGRRKNK; this is translated from the coding sequence ATGAGTTCCAGCAAAGACCCCTGCATCAGCATCTGTAAATTCAGCGACGACATTTGCGTTGGCTGCGGTCGCAGCAAGCGTGAGGTCCGGGCCTGGAAGAAACTCGACAAGGTCGACAAACGCGCGGTGCTGGCCGAAGCCGAGTTACGGCTGCTCGCCCTGGGTGCCACCGGTCGGCGGAAAAACAAATGA
- the arfB gene encoding alternative ribosome rescue aminoacyl-tRNA hydrolase ArfB: MLVISSNVHLPDAEIELTAIRAQGAGGQNVNKVSSAVHLRFDIGASSLPPFYKERLLALRDSRITSEGVLILKAQQYRTQEQNRADALERLVELILSATKVEKKRRPTKPTLGSKKRRLESKTKRGSIKAGRGKVDF, from the coding sequence ATGTTGGTGATCTCCAGTAACGTGCACCTGCCCGATGCCGAAATCGAGTTGACGGCCATCCGTGCCCAGGGTGCTGGCGGGCAGAACGTCAACAAGGTCTCCAGCGCCGTGCACTTGCGCTTCGATATCGGCGCTTCGTCGTTGCCGCCGTTCTACAAGGAACGCTTGCTGGCCCTGCGCGACAGCCGTATCACCAGTGAAGGCGTGCTGATCCTCAAGGCCCAGCAGTACCGGACCCAGGAACAGAACCGTGCCGATGCCCTGGAGCGCCTGGTGGAGTTGATCCTCAGCGCGACCAAGGTCGAGAAAAAACGCCGTCCGACCAAGCCCACCCTGGGCTCGAAGAAACGTCGCCTGGAATCCAAGACCAAGCGCGGCAGCATCAAGGCCGGGCGCGGCAAGGTGGACTTCTAG